The window CCTGGAAGCTCGGCCCGGCCGACTCCGCGCTCACCGCACAGTGGCTGCGCGGCTGGGTCGGCGCGGCGGTGGAACAGCGCCCGGAGCTGCGCGCCCCTGCCGAACGCTATCTCCGCGAGCGCCTGGCGGCCTGCGAGGCGGGGGAGTTGCGCGTCGTGGTCCACCACAGCGACCTCCTGGCACTGTCCCGCCCGACGGACGGGGCGACGTCATGAGCGCGGAGACGGTGGGGGCGACGGCCGGACGGGTCGGTGGGCACATGCGCGCGTCGGCGGCGCCGGGGGCCAGGCGCGCCCACGTGCACCTGCGGACCTCGGTGGCGCGGGCGGCCCGGCAGCCCACCGCCCTCTCCGTCCCCGCAGCCGCCACCGTTCCTGAAGCCCCCGCCCCATCCCCCACCTCCGCCACAGCCACCGCCCCCGATAAGTCCCGCGCCAAAAGCCTCCGCACCCACCTCGGCACAGCCGCCGGCCTCGCCATCCTCGCCGTCCTCCTCTGGCGCCTCGGCACCGGAGTCTTCCTCGACGGCCTGCGGCGCATCGACGTCACAGCCGTGGTCGCGGCTGTCGGGATCGGGGTCGTCACCACCGTGTTCAGCGCCTGGCGCTGGCAGTTGGTGGCTCGAGGGCTGCGGATCCGGCTGCCGTTCGGCGCGGCCGTCGCCGACTATTACCGCGCGCTGTTTCTGAACGCGGCCCTTCCCGGTGGCGTCCTGGGTGATGTGCACCGTGCGGTCCGGCATGGACGGAGTGCCGGTGATCTCGGTCGGGGAGTGCGTTCCGTCGTGCTCGAACGGGCCGCGGGGCAGTTCGTGTTGGCCGTGGTCGGAGCCGTCGTCCTGCTGACCATGCCGTCGCCCGTGCGCGACGACGCCCGCCACCTCGCGCCGCTGCTCGCACTCGCCGCCCTCGGCGCATTCGCGGTCGTCCTCGCGCTACGGATGAGCCGAGTGCGCGCCTGGCTCGGAGGGCTGGCGTCGCTGCGCAACTGGCCCGGCGTCGCGGTGTCGTCGGTCGTCGTGCTGGCCGGACATCTCGCCACGTTCGTGCTCGCGGCCCGCGTCGCGGGCGCCAACGCCTCCGTCGCCGTACTCCTGCCGCTGGCCGTGCTCGCCCTGCTCGCGATGAGCCTGCCGCTGAACGTCGGCGGCTGGGGCCCCCGAGAGGGCGTCACCGCCTGGGCGTTCGGCGCCGCCGGGCTCGGCGCGGGCAGCGGACTCGCGGTCGCCGTCGTGTACGGCGTCCTGTGTCTTGCCGCGAGCCTGCCCGGTGTCCTGGTGCTGGTCGTCCGCCGCTGGGCGCCCTACTCTGCGCCCAGCACGGAGAAATACGCGGCGAAGGATTCCGAAAGGCTCACCAGTAGTTCCTTCCCCTTTTCCGCCGAGCCCAGGGAAGGGCGCCCGATGACACCCGAATCGGTATAGGCGGACATACCGAGGGAGAGCAGATGACGCCGGTCGTCCGCGACGAAATCGGAGGTCTCGTATCCGGGCCGCAGCATTTCCGGATGCGTATGCAGAAGGATGGAGGTCTCTATTTCCCCCGCGTGCATGTCGGTCAGCAGCGAGGTGGCGACCCCGGCCCGTTCCCGTGCCGATTCCCAGTCCTCCGCGGCCGGGAACAGCGCGATGCGCTCACCGCGCGCGGAGGATTCCTGAACGACGTTGCCCAGTACGTAGTTTCCGCCGTGGCCGTTGACCACCACCAGGGCCTCCACGCCCGAGCGGCGGAGCGATTCCGCTATGTCCCGTATCACCGCATGAAGGGTCACCGAGGAGATGCTGACGGTTCCCGGCCACGCCGCGTGCTCGTGCGAGCAGGAGATCGTCACCGGCGGAAGGAGGTGCACCGGGTACGCGGCGGCGATCTCCCGTGCGACCGCACAGGCGACGAGCGTATCCGTGGCGAGCGGCAGGAAGGGGCCGTGCTGTTCGAAGCTGCCGACGGGAAGGACGGCGACCTGCCGTGAGACGCCCGCCCCGCGCGTCCGCACATCTTCCGTGGTGTCCGCCGGCACCAGACCGTGCGCCCACCGCGTTCCCGAATCACTCATCTTTTCACGGCCTTTCGTCTCTGCTTAGGAACCAGATCATGACAGAAAAAGTTGGCGTACTCGGAAAGAAGTCGCACAAGAAGTCCCACCAGCGCACCGGCGTGGAACGCGTTGTGAATGCCCCGTTGCCCACGGTGTACGGGGAATTCCGCGCGGTCGGTTACATGGACCACGACCGCGGTGACGAGCAAGTGGCCCTGGTCCACGGTGACATCGGCACCGAGGACGTCCTCACGCGGCTGCATTCGGAGTGCCTGACCGGTGACGCGTTCGGCTCCCAGCACTGCGAGTGCGGCGATCAGCTGGCCTCCGCGCTGCGCGCGGTCGTCGCCGAAGGCCGCGGTGTCGTTGTCTACTTGAGAGGGCACGAGGGCCGCGGCATCGGACTGCTCGCCAAGCTGCGTGCGATGGCCCTGCAGGCGGAGGGCCTGGACACCGTGGAGGCGAACCTCGCCCTCGGACTGCCCGTGGACGCCCGGGACTACGGCGTCGCCGCCCGGATCCTGGACGACCTCGGGGTACGCAGTGTCCGCCTGATGTCCAACAACCCGCGCAAGCGGGAGGCGTTGCTGGAGCACGGCATCACGGTCGCCGAGCAGGTCCCGCTGCTCATCGAGCCGTGCGAGAACAACATCACCTATCTGCGTACCAAGCGGGAGCGTCTGGACCATCATCTGCCCCATCTGGACGCCGTGGCGCACTGGTCCTGATTCCCGTGGGGGCCGCCGG of the Streptomyces sp. NBC_00287 genome contains:
- a CDS encoding creatininase family protein codes for the protein MSDSGTRWAHGLVPADTTEDVRTRGAGVSRQVAVLPVGSFEQHGPFLPLATDTLVACAVAREIAAAYPVHLLPPVTISCSHEHAAWPGTVSISSVTLHAVIRDIAESLRRSGVEALVVVNGHGGNYVLGNVVQESSARGERIALFPAAEDWESARERAGVATSLLTDMHAGEIETSILLHTHPEMLRPGYETSDFVADDRRHLLSLGMSAYTDSGVIGRPSLGSAEKGKELLVSLSESFAAYFSVLGAE
- the ribA gene encoding GTP cyclohydrolase II, which translates into the protein MTEKVGVLGKKSHKKSHQRTGVERVVNAPLPTVYGEFRAVGYMDHDRGDEQVALVHGDIGTEDVLTRLHSECLTGDAFGSQHCECGDQLASALRAVVAEGRGVVVYLRGHEGRGIGLLAKLRAMALQAEGLDTVEANLALGLPVDARDYGVAARILDDLGVRSVRLMSNNPRKREALLEHGITVAEQVPLLIEPCENNITYLRTKRERLDHHLPHLDAVAHWS